AACCGGCCGTCCGCCGGGGGCTGCAAACGGCCCACGATCCACGCCCCCAGGCCGAGCGCCGCGAGGGACTGAAGCGCCACCAGCCCGGGGAAGAGCTCGGCCTGCAGCTCCGCCACCTGTCGGGCCGCGTCCGCGAGCTCCGCGAGCCAGGCGCTCTCGGGTGAGCTGGCCATGGCGGCCGCGAACGTCCGCTCCGAAACGGCCACGAGCTCGCGTCGCACCATCCCATCCACCCCTCGCCACTGGCCGCTGACGACCAGGCCGGTGGCGGCGGCCACACCCGCCGCTCCAACTGCCAGCAAAGCCCGCGGCAGAACCGCCAGAGAAGGCCTCCAGACGGTGACCAGGGCGAAGGCGCCGCCCAGCAGCAGGGCCCAGGCGCGACTCAATCCCCCCAGCGGGCTCACCGCGACGCTCAGTCCGAGCAGCCCGATCGCCACGGCCAGAAGCATCCACCGCCACCGGCGCGGCGAAGGCGTAGTGAGCAGCAACAGCGCGAGCGGGACGAGCACCAGCGGCAGCGTCTCCAGCGACGACAGGAGGACGACCGCTGCCGTCAGGCAGGCGGCAGTGCCCCAGCGTGCCGTCGGGCGGCCGTCGCCGGCGCCCTCGTTCACCCCTCGTGACCCGCGATATACGGCAGCAGGGCGAGG
The sequence above is drawn from the Longimicrobiaceae bacterium genome and encodes:
- a CDS encoding DUF2232 domain-containing protein, translated to MNEGAGDGRPTARWGTAACLTAAVVLLSSLETLPLVLVPLALLLLTTPSPRRWRWMLLAVAIGLLGLSVAVSPLGGLSRAWALLLGGAFALVTVWRPSLAVLPRALLAVGAAGVAAATGLVVSGQWRGVDGMVRRELVAVSERTFAAAMASSPESAWLAELADAARQVAELQAELFPGLVALQSLAALGLGAWIVGRLQPPADGRFSLRPWRDFRFNDQLVWLLIVGLALVLLPLADGFSRVGYNLIVFMTALYALRGVGVFLFVSVGASSVVMILFGALAAIFLYPLVLGAAVVVGLGDTWLDVRGRAVAATRS